A single Callithrix jacchus isolate 240 chromosome 4, calJac240_pri, whole genome shotgun sequence DNA region contains:
- the SAYSD1 gene encoding SAYSvFN domain-containing protein 1 isoform X3 encodes MLEVAQPQGSTSQPPQNTVIPLPSCWDQSFLTNITFLKVLLWLVLLGLFVELEFGLAYFVLSLFYWMYVGMRGPEEKKEGEKSAYSVFNPGCEAIQGTLTAEQLERELQLRPIVGR; translated from the exons ATGCtg GAAGTGGCTCAGCCCCAGGGCAGCACATCACAGCCACCGCAGAACACAGTCATTCCTCTGCCATCATGCTGGGACCAATCTTTCCTGACTAATATCACCTTCTTGAAGGTTCTTCTCTGGTTGGTCCTGCTGGGACTGTTTGTGGAACTGGAATTTGGTCTGGCATATTTTGTCTTGTCCTTGTTCTATTGGATGTACGTCGGGATGCGAGGCcctgaagagaaaaaggagggagagaagagtgcCTACTCTGTGTTCAACCCGGGCTGCGAAGCCATCCAGGGCACCCTGACTGCAGAGCAGTTGGAGCGCGAGTTACAGTTGAGACCCATAGTGGGGAGATAG